DNA sequence from the Thermodesulfitimonas autotrophica genome:
CTTCGCCCGGGCGATGCGGGAGAAGGCGGTGGGTTACCGGTCGCGCCACCCGCTCTTAGTCGATACTTGCGGCACGGGCGGCGACGGCGCCCATACGTTCAACATCTCGACCACCGCGGCCTTCGTGGTTGCTGCGTGCGGCTGTCCGGTGGCGAAGCACGGGAACCGTTCGGTCTCGAGCCGGGCGGGGAGCGCCGATCTCCTTGAGGCGCTCGGGGCGAAAATCGACCTGCCGCCGGCTGTAGCTGGGCAGTGCCTGGATACGGTCGGTTTTGGCTTTTTCTTCGCGCCTCTCTGCCACCCGGCGATGAAGCACGCGGCAGGTCCCCGCCGGGAACTGGGTCTGCGGACCGTTTTCAACATCCTCGGGCCGCTCTGCAATCCCGCCGGGGCCCAGGCCCAGGTGGTGGGCGTTTACGCGCCCGAACTTGTCGACCTGGTGGCGGCGGTTCTCTCTCTGCTCGGGGTGAAGCGGGCCTTTGTGGTCCACGGCGCGGGAGGGCTTGACGAGGTGTCGCCGGTGGGCGAGGTGCTTTACGCCGAAGTGGCAGACGGGGCGGTGCGCCGCGGGGTCCTCGACCCGATCGAGTACGGTGTGGTGCGCTGCCAGCGGGCAGCGCTGAAGGGCGGGACGGCGGCAGAAAACGCCGCCATTACCCGCGGGATTCTCCAGGGTGAGGCGGGGCCGCGCAGCGACGCGGTGGCGCTAAACGCTGCCCTCGCGCTGGTAGCGGCGGAAAGGGCGCAGGACGTGCGCGAGGGGCTGGGGCTGGCGCGCGCGGCGCTTGCTTCCGGCGCGGCGCTCGCCAAGATGGAAGAGTACGTGGCCTGGACCCGGAGCGTGGGATAGGTGTTAGGGAGCATCATTGAGCACAAGCGCGCCGAGATTGCCCGGCGGAAGGCGGTCTGTCCCCCGGAGGTCCTTAAGGCGGCCCTCGCGTTTGCCCCGCCCCCGCGCGACTTTCGGGCCGCGCTGCGGCGACCGGGGCGGGTGGCGGTGATCGCTGAAATCAAGCGGGCGTCACCATCGAAAGGGCTCATCCGTCCGGACGCCAACCCGGTGGCGGTGGCCAGGATATACACGGGTGCGGGGGCAGCGGCGATCTCGGTTTTGACGGACGAGCGCTTTTTTCAGGGGCACCCGGAATTTTTGCGTCTGGTGCGGCGGGTAACGGAGTTACCTCTTCTCTGCAAGGATTTTATTCTTGACCCGTACCAGATCTACGAGGCCCGGCAGATGGGTGCTGACGCCATCCTTTTGATTGTGCGCCTCCTCCGGCAGCGGGAGCTAACGGAGTTTTTGGGGCTGGCGCGGGGATTAGGGATGGAGGCGCTCGTGGAGACGCATACGGAGGAGGAGATCGCGCGGGCGCTGGCCGCCGGGGCGACCGTCGTCGGGATCAACAACCGCGATTTGAAAAGCTTCACCACCGACATTAAGACCACCTTCCGGCTGAAGCATTATCTCCCGCCAGAGGTGGTGGTGGTGAGCGAGAGCGGTATCGGCTCGCCGTTAGCGATGCAGGCGTTAAAAAGGCACGGGGTAGACGCGGCGCTCATCGGGGAGGCGCTGATGGCTGCGCCCGACATCGGGGCGAAACTACGGGAACTTGTCGCTGCCGGTGCAGAAGGCGGCAGTGAGATGATAGGTAACGTCGAACGTTGACCGGGGTAAGCGATGATGGTGCGGGTAAAGATCTGCGGTATCCAGGACGTAGAAACCGCGCGGGTGGCGGTCGCGGCCGGGGCCGATGCGCTAGGCTTTGTTTTCGCGGCCAGCCGGCGGCAGGTAACGCCGGAAACGGTCCGGCAGATTGTGGCGGTCCTGCCGCCTTTCGTGGTGCCGGTGGGGGTTTTCGTTGATGCACCCCTTGAGGCGGTAAAGGAGATCGCCGCCTACTGCGGGCTCGGCGCGGTCCAGCTTCACGGGGCGGAACCCCCCGGGTACTGTCAGGCCCTGCGGGAAATAGGGTTCCGGGTGATTAAGGGTTTCCGGGTGAAGGGCCCTGAAGATCTCGCGGGGCTGGCTGGTTACCGGGTGGACGCGCTTTTGCTGGACACCTTTGTTCCCGGGGTGGCGGGGGGCACCGGCAAAGCCTTCGACTGGGGACTGCTGGCGGGAAAGGTTTTCCCGGTGCCGCTGGTCCTCGCCGGGGGCCTCACCCCGGAGAACGTGGCGGAAGCGGTGCGGCGGGTGCGGCCCTATGCGGTCGATGTCTCGAGCGGGGTTGAAACCGGGGGCCGGAAGGACCCGGCCAGGATCCGGTTATTCATTCAGCGGGCGAAGGAGGTTTTCTGATGCTACCAGATGCGCGGGGGTATTACGGCTGTTTCGGGGGCCGGTTTGTGCCCGAGACGCTAATGCCGGCGCTCGAGGAGCTGACGGCGGCTTACGCGGCCGTCAAAGACGACCCCGGGTTTCAGAGTGAGCTTGAACGGTACCTCGGCGATTACGTGGGGCGGCCGACACCGCTTTATTTCGCGGCCCGGCTTACCGCCTACCTGGGCGGCGCCCGGATATACCTCAAGCGGGAGGACTTAAACCATACCGGCGCCCACAAGATAAACAACACGATCGGGCAGGCGCTTTTGGCGAAGCGGATGGGAAAACGGCGGGTGATTGCCGAAACCGGTGCCGGCCAGCACGGGGTGGCTACGGCTACGGCCGCGGCGCTCTTAGGTTTTGAGTGCGCCATTTACATGGGGGAGGAAGACATCGTCCGGCAGCGGCTCAATGTGATCCGGATGCAGCTTTTAGGCGCGCAGGTGATCCCGGTGGGTGCCGGGAGCCGGACGTTGAAGGACGCAATGAACGAAGCGATCCGCGACTGGGTGACCAACGTCCGGGACACCTACTACCTGATCGGCTCGGTCGCCGGCCCCCACCCTTACCCGATGATCGTGCGGGATTTTCAGGCGGTGATCGGGCGGGAGACGCGGGAGCAGGTCCGCCAGGAAACCGGACGGCTGCCTGACGTGGTTGTGGCCTGCGTTGGGGGCGGTTCGAACGCCATGGGGATCTTTTACCCGTTTCTTAACGAACCGGCGGTGCGGCTGATCGGGGTGGAAGCGGCCGGCGAGGGCCTATCAACGGGGCGCCACGCGGCGACGCTTAACTGCGGCCGCCCCGGGGTGCTGCACGGCTCTTTGAGCTACGTCCTTCAGGATGCGGACGGCCAGATAAACCTTGCCCACTCGATTTCCGCCGGGCTGGATTACCCGGGGGTGGGACCGGAGCACGCCTACCTCAAGGAGACGGGCCGGGTGACTTATACCACCGCTACCGACGCGGAGGCGCTCGCGGCTTTCGAACTGCTGAGCAAGACCGAGGGAATCCTCCCCGCCCTCGAGAGCGCGCATGCGGTAGCCGAAGTGGTGCGGCTGGCGCCCACGTTGCCGCACGACGCGGTAGTGGTAGTAAACCTTTCGGGCCGGGGGGACAAGGATGTGGAAACGGTGGCCCGGGTGAAGGGGTTGAAGTTATGAGCCGGATAGCAGAGACTTTTGCGGGTTTGCGAAAACGGGGCGAGAAAGGCCTCGTCACCTATCTTACCGCTGGCGATCCGGACCTGGAGCGGACTGCGGCGCTCATTGCGGTGATGGACCAGGCGGGTGCCGATATCATCGAGATTGGGATTCCCTTTTCCGACCCTCTGGCCGACGGACCGGTGATCCAGGCGGCGTCAAACCGGGCGCTCGCTGCGGGCGTGACGGTGGATAGGATCCTGGCGATGGTGGCAGAAGTGCGGGCGGCGGTTGCGGCGCCGTTAGTGCTGATGACCTATTACAACCCGGTCTTCCAGCAGGGGCTCGAAGCCTTCTGCCGGCGGGCGGCAGAAAGCGGTGTGGACGGGATGATCGTGCCCGACCTCCCCTACGAGGAGAGCGGGCCGCTGCTGCGCGCTGCGGACCGCTACGGGATCGATCTCATTCCTCTAGTGGCACCTACCAGCACCCCTTCCCGGATTGCGGCGATCTGCGCGCGGGCGCGGGGTTTTATCTACTGTGTTTCGGTCACCGGCGTAACGGGGATGCGGGAAACGATCGAGACGGATCTGAGGAGTCTGGGTGATAGCATCCGCCAGCACACTAACCTGCCAGTGGCGATTGGTTTTGGGGTTTCCGGCCCCGAAGCGGCGGCGCGGGTTGCGCCCTTCTGCGACGCGGTGGTGGTCGGCAGCGCCATCGTCCGCCTTATCGGCGCCGGGGCTTTCGAGGAGGTGGGAAGGTTTACCGCGGCCCTGAAGCGGGCTTTAAGCCCTCAAGGGGGATAAAGGATTGTCCTGCCAATAGGACTGTGGTAAGATTGTTCAAAAACCGGGGAATGAGGTTGTATGGAAATCAAGGTGCGCAGTTGTCTTGACAGCCTGGCAGTTTACCAGCCGGGTAAGCCTATCGAAGAGGTCAAGCGGGAGCTCGGCCTCGAAGACATCGTTAAATTAGCCTCCAATGAGAACCCTCTCGGTCCTTCGCCGCGGGCGATGGCGGCCGTTGCCGCGGCGGTTAGCCAGATGAATTTTTACCCCGACGGAAGTGCCTACCGGCTTCGCGCTGCGCTGGCGGCGCGGCTAGGGGTTGAATTCGATGCCGTGATCGTCGGCAACGGCTCCAACGAGCTCGTCCAGATGCTCTCGCTGGCGCTTTTGGAACCGGGCGACGAGGTGGTAATGCCGGTCCCAACCTTCCCGCGTTACGAGCCCCTTGCCCGGCTGATGGGGGCGGTGCCCGTGGAGGTGCCGCTTAAAGATTTCCGGATCGATATCGAAGCGATGGCCGCCCGGGTAGGGCCGAAAACCAAGATGATTTATCTCTGCAACCCGAACAACCCGACGGGAACGATCGCCACGCGGCAGGAGGTCGATTGGCTGCTCGAGCGCCTCGACCCGGCGGTTCTGGTTGTTTTTGACGAGGCCTATTTCGAGTACGTCACCCACCCGGACTACCCCGACGGCCTCGATTACTACCGCAGGGGTTACAACGTGATGGTGCTGCGGACCTTTTCAAAGATGTATGGTCTGGCGGGGCTGCGGGTCGGCTACGGTGTCGGCTCGCCACGGCTTGTCGGCTATCTCAACCGGGTGCGGGAGCCCTTCAACGTCAACGCCCTGGCCCAGGAGGCCGCGCTGGCTGCGTTAGAGGACGAGGAGTTCGTGACGCTTACGAAAAAGACGAACGAAGAAGGCAAGCGCTTTCTCTACCAAGCTTTCGGGGCGCGCGGGATTCCTTACGTGCCGACGGAGGCGAACTTCATCTTCTTCGACGCCGGTCGGGATGAGCGGGTAATCTTCCGGCGGATGCTGGCGGAGGGCGTCATTATCCGGGGCGGTTTCGGATATCCGACGCACCTGCGGGTGACGATCGGCACGGCGGCGCAGAACGCCCGCTTTGTGGCGGCGATAGAGAAGGTTCTGGCGGAGTGAGACGGAGGTGGAGTGCTGAATGATCATCGTGATGGCGAATAACGCTACGGAACAGGAGATCGAAGGCGTAATCAGGCGGATCGAGGACGAAGGCTTCAAGGCCCACCTTTCGCGGGGCGTGGAAAAGACGATTATCGGGGTTATCGGGGACGAGCGAAGGCTAAAGGAGGTTGCCCTGGAGGTGTTGCCGGGGGTGGAAGAGGTGATCCCCATCCTTCAGCCTTACAAGATGGCCAGCCGTTCCTTCCGCGCCGACAGGACGGTTATCGACCTGGGAGACGGTATCGTGATCGGCGGCGAGAGGATTCACGTCATGGCCGGACCGTGCGCCGTAGAGAGCCGGGAGCAGTTGCTGACGGCGGCCGAAAAGGTTAAAGCCGCAGGCGCAACGATCCTGCGCGGCGGCGCGTTTAAACCGCGCACCTCCCCTTACTCTTTCCAAGGGTTAGGCGAAGAAGGACTCAAGATTTTGGCCGAGGCGCGCGAGAAGTTCGGGCTCAAAATCGTGACGGAGGTAATGGATATCCGCACCCTTCCTCTGGTTGCGGCGTACGCGGATATCATTCAGATCGGCACCCGGAACATGCAGAATTTCGACCTCTTGAAGGAGGTTGGCAAGGTTAACCGGCCGGTGCTCCTCAAGCGCGGCTTGTCAGCAACCATTGAGGAGTGGCTGATGGCGGCCGAATACATCCTCGCCAACGGTAACTTCAACGTGATCCTGTGCGAGCGCGGCATCCGTAGCTTTGAAACCTACACCCGCAATACCCTCGACCTTTCGGCGGTTCCGGTGGTGAAGCACCTGTCGCACCTGCCGGTGGTGGTCGACCCGAGCCACGGCCTCGGGCGCTGGAAGTTCGTGGCGCCAATGTGCCGGGCGGCGATCGCGGCGGGGGCCGACGGCCTGTTAGTGGAGGTTCACCCCAACCCGGCGGCGGCGCTCTGCGATGGGGCGCAGTCGCTCACGCCCGAAAACTTTGGCGCAATGATGGATGACCTGCGGCGGATAGCGGCAGCGTTAGGGAGGACGCTTTAGTGGCCGTTTTGCGGATCGGCTTTTTAGGGCCATCGGGAACCTTTACGGCGCAGGCGATGGCCCGTTTTTATTCGGGCCAGGATTACGAGGGGGTCCCTTATGCCGAGATACCGGAACTTTTCGGTGCGGTTGCGACGGGGGAGGTGGCGGCGGGGGTCGTCCCCGTGGAGAATTCCCTGGAAGGCAGCGTGAACGTGACGCTCGACCTTCTCGTCCGGGACCCGGCGGTGGTCATCGTTGGCGAGGTGATTCTGCCGGTGGTTCACCATCTTCTCGCCCGGCGCCCCGGGCGCTTCACGCGGGTGCTTTCCCACCCACACGCGCTGGCGCAGTGCCGGGCGTTCCTGGAGCGGGAGCTACCGGGGGTGGTCCGGGAGGCGACCACCTCTACGGCGGAAGCGGCCCGGCTGGTGGCTTCCGCCGACGAATCCTGGGCCGCCATTGGCACCGAGGAGGCGGCAGAGCGCTACGGGCTGGTCGTGGTGGCCCGGGCGATTCAGGATAGCGCCGAAAACGAGACCCGTTTCGTGGTAATTGGGCGCGAACCCGCTTCGCGGACGGGGAAGGACAAGACCTCGATCGCCTTTTCGCTGCGGCACGACCGGCCGGGAGTGCTTTACGCGGCGCTTGGCGAATTCGCCCGGCGCGGGATCAACCTGACAAAAATCGAGTCCCGCCCGGCGCGGCGCAGCATCGGCCACTACATCTTTTTTATCGACTGTGAGGGCCATAAGGAAGACGCGCCCGTAGCGGCGGCCCTGGCGGCGATAATAAAAATGAGCACTTTTTTCAAGGTTCTTGGTTCTTACCCGCGCTGGGAATGACGGGCAGAAGTGGCTGCAAATGTATGGGGAAACCGCTATTTGGGGAGGACGGCAGGTGTTCGGACGGGTTGCGATTATCGGTGTGGGGTTGATCGGCGGCTCCCTCGGGATGGCGCTTAAGCGGGTCGGTCTGGCGGAAGAAGTGGTGGGCGTTGGACGGAGCGAGGAAAAACTCCGGTTAGCGCTGGAGGTCGGTGCGGTCGACAGGGTGACGACCGCGTTAGGGGCGGTGGCGGACGCAGCGCTCGTCGTGGTGGCCACGCCGGTCGGCACGGTGATCCCCGTGGTAGAGGCGATAGCTCCTTACCTTAGGGCGGGGACCGTGGTTACGGACGTGGGGAGCACCAAGGCGGCCATCGTGCGGGCGGCTGAGCCCATCGCCCGCGCCCGTGGTTTTTCCTTTGTGGGCGGCCACCCGATGGCCGGCTCGGAGCGAACCGGGGTGAAAAGCGCCGACCCCTACCTTTTCGAAAACGCCTACTACATCCTGACCCCGACCCCCGCTACCGAGCGGGACGCGGTGGCGAAGGTCCGGGCGCTGGCTTCAGGGATCGGGGCCCGCGTGGTTGAGCTTTCTCCCGAGGCGCATGATTTTTACGTCGCGGCGGTGAGCCACCTTCCCCACTGCGCGGCTGCCGCCCTCGTCAACACCATTGGGGCGCTTCCCGAGCGGGAGGCGCTGCTGCCCCTGGCCGCGGGGGGCTTCCGGGATACCACCCGGGTGGCGGGAGGGGATCCGGCGCTATGGCGGGACATCCTGCTCTCTAACAGCGGTGCCGTCTTGACCATGATCGGCCGCTACCGGGAGTCGCTGAGCGAGCTTGCGGCCCTGATCGCTGCGGGCGACGGCGCGGGCGTGGAAGGGTGGCTGCGGCGCGCGCAGCAGGTGCGCCGGA
Encoded proteins:
- the trpD gene encoding anthranilate phosphoribosyltransferase: MLKEALAKVVAGEDLPAEEARAVMGEIMEGAATPAQIGAFLVALRMKGETAPEVAGFARAMREKAVGYRSRHPLLVDTCGTGGDGAHTFNISTTAAFVVAACGCPVAKHGNRSVSSRAGSADLLEALGAKIDLPPAVAGQCLDTVGFGFFFAPLCHPAMKHAAGPRRELGLRTVFNILGPLCNPAGAQAQVVGVYAPELVDLVAAVLSLLGVKRAFVVHGAGGLDEVSPVGEVLYAEVADGAVRRGVLDPIEYGVVRCQRAALKGGTAAENAAITRGILQGEAGPRSDAVALNAALALVAAERAQDVREGLGLARAALASGAALAKMEEYVAWTRSVG
- the trpC gene encoding indole-3-glycerol phosphate synthase TrpC, yielding MLGSIIEHKRAEIARRKAVCPPEVLKAALAFAPPPRDFRAALRRPGRVAVIAEIKRASPSKGLIRPDANPVAVARIYTGAGAAAISVLTDERFFQGHPEFLRLVRRVTELPLLCKDFILDPYQIYEARQMGADAILLIVRLLRQRELTEFLGLARGLGMEALVETHTEEEIARALAAGATVVGINNRDLKSFTTDIKTTFRLKHYLPPEVVVVSESGIGSPLAMQALKRHGVDAALIGEALMAAPDIGAKLRELVAAGAEGGSEMIGNVER
- a CDS encoding phosphoribosylanthranilate isomerase; this encodes MMVRVKICGIQDVETARVAVAAGADALGFVFAASRRQVTPETVRQIVAVLPPFVVPVGVFVDAPLEAVKEIAAYCGLGAVQLHGAEPPGYCQALREIGFRVIKGFRVKGPEDLAGLAGYRVDALLLDTFVPGVAGGTGKAFDWGLLAGKVFPVPLVLAGGLTPENVAEAVRRVRPYAVDVSSGVETGGRKDPARIRLFIQRAKEVF
- the trpB gene encoding tryptophan synthase subunit beta — its product is MLPDARGYYGCFGGRFVPETLMPALEELTAAYAAVKDDPGFQSELERYLGDYVGRPTPLYFAARLTAYLGGARIYLKREDLNHTGAHKINNTIGQALLAKRMGKRRVIAETGAGQHGVATATAAALLGFECAIYMGEEDIVRQRLNVIRMQLLGAQVIPVGAGSRTLKDAMNEAIRDWVTNVRDTYYLIGSVAGPHPYPMIVRDFQAVIGRETREQVRQETGRLPDVVVACVGGGSNAMGIFYPFLNEPAVRLIGVEAAGEGLSTGRHAATLNCGRPGVLHGSLSYVLQDADGQINLAHSISAGLDYPGVGPEHAYLKETGRVTYTTATDAEALAAFELLSKTEGILPALESAHAVAEVVRLAPTLPHDAVVVVNLSGRGDKDVETVARVKGLKL
- the trpA gene encoding tryptophan synthase subunit alpha; protein product: MSRIAETFAGLRKRGEKGLVTYLTAGDPDLERTAALIAVMDQAGADIIEIGIPFSDPLADGPVIQAASNRALAAGVTVDRILAMVAEVRAAVAAPLVLMTYYNPVFQQGLEAFCRRAAESGVDGMIVPDLPYEESGPLLRAADRYGIDLIPLVAPTSTPSRIAAICARARGFIYCVSVTGVTGMRETIETDLRSLGDSIRQHTNLPVAIGFGVSGPEAAARVAPFCDAVVVGSAIVRLIGAGAFEEVGRFTAALKRALSPQGG
- the hisC gene encoding histidinol-phosphate transaminase; amino-acid sequence: MEIKVRSCLDSLAVYQPGKPIEEVKRELGLEDIVKLASNENPLGPSPRAMAAVAAAVSQMNFYPDGSAYRLRAALAARLGVEFDAVIVGNGSNELVQMLSLALLEPGDEVVMPVPTFPRYEPLARLMGAVPVEVPLKDFRIDIEAMAARVGPKTKMIYLCNPNNPTGTIATRQEVDWLLERLDPAVLVVFDEAYFEYVTHPDYPDGLDYYRRGYNVMVLRTFSKMYGLAGLRVGYGVGSPRLVGYLNRVREPFNVNALAQEAALAALEDEEFVTLTKKTNEEGKRFLYQAFGARGIPYVPTEANFIFFDAGRDERVIFRRMLAEGVIIRGGFGYPTHLRVTIGTAAQNARFVAAIEKVLAE
- the aroF gene encoding 3-deoxy-7-phosphoheptulonate synthase; this encodes MIIVMANNATEQEIEGVIRRIEDEGFKAHLSRGVEKTIIGVIGDERRLKEVALEVLPGVEEVIPILQPYKMASRSFRADRTVIDLGDGIVIGGERIHVMAGPCAVESREQLLTAAEKVKAAGATILRGGAFKPRTSPYSFQGLGEEGLKILAEAREKFGLKIVTEVMDIRTLPLVAAYADIIQIGTRNMQNFDLLKEVGKVNRPVLLKRGLSATIEEWLMAAEYILANGNFNVILCERGIRSFETYTRNTLDLSAVPVVKHLSHLPVVVDPSHGLGRWKFVAPMCRAAIAAGADGLLVEVHPNPAAALCDGAQSLTPENFGAMMDDLRRIAAALGRTL
- the pheA gene encoding prephenate dehydratase; the protein is MAVLRIGFLGPSGTFTAQAMARFYSGQDYEGVPYAEIPELFGAVATGEVAAGVVPVENSLEGSVNVTLDLLVRDPAVVIVGEVILPVVHHLLARRPGRFTRVLSHPHALAQCRAFLERELPGVVREATTSTAEAARLVASADESWAAIGTEEAAERYGLVVVARAIQDSAENETRFVVIGREPASRTGKDKTSIAFSLRHDRPGVLYAALGEFARRGINLTKIESRPARRSIGHYIFFIDCEGHKEDAPVAAALAAIIKMSTFFKVLGSYPRWE
- a CDS encoding prephenate dehydrogenase, which translates into the protein MFGRVAIIGVGLIGGSLGMALKRVGLAEEVVGVGRSEEKLRLALEVGAVDRVTTALGAVADAALVVVATPVGTVIPVVEAIAPYLRAGTVVTDVGSTKAAIVRAAEPIARARGFSFVGGHPMAGSERTGVKSADPYLFENAYYILTPTPATERDAVAKVRALASGIGARVVELSPEAHDFYVAAVSHLPHCAAAALVNTIGALPEREALLPLAAGGFRDTTRVAGGDPALWRDILLSNSGAVLTMIGRYRESLSELAALIAAGDGAGVEGWLRRAQQVRRTVPAKSKGYLPELYEIVVTVPDRPGVIARLAGILGDAGINISDIEILRVREGEGGTIRLGFAAAADQEEAVRLLRASGIETRKR